From Rhododendron vialii isolate Sample 1 chromosome 7a, ASM3025357v1:
AAACCACCTGCCAACAAAATCACCAGAGTATAACTCCAAGtataaaatgcaaaaagaaaattgagtgCTTACAATAATGCCATGTGCACCACGATAGTAACTGCTGGTGATTGTCCTAAAACGCTCTTGTCCAGCAGTGTCCCACTGCATGTGCAGAGATAAGAAGGAACATAAGACTTAGCAAAAAAAGTACTAAGAAATGACTTTCCACCATGTTCAAGAAAACATCATAACACATTTAGtttgaacaaagaaaattgtCATGATAATCGACTGACAATCTCAAAAGGGTGCATTATATGGATTTTAATCCTATCCTTCCAAGCGTTTACAGAAGTAAGCATTCTTTCATGAAAAATTACTGCCCCACAGCAACAAAACTCTCAACTGCACTACATAGTTCAACAAAGGTTCCAATCAAAAGCATATGATTTAGGCGGAATTTACAGTTCACAAACATAACAAGCTAATGACACAATTAAAACTTACAATCTGTAGTTTAATGGTTTTCTCATCCTGCTCAACCGTGCGGATTTTCTGCATAGAACATAATAATAAGAACTATGTTACTCTTATGTAAGGATAATCCATAGATGCAAACCAAAATAATGAAGGAGATTGCTTACGAAGTCGACTCCAATTGTGCTAATGTAACTTTCAAGATATGAATCATCCTGTTACAGAAACTTAAACCGGGTAACTCAATCTGGCATCAGCTTGGAGACTAGGAAAAATTGCACACTAACGATCACGTCACCACAAGAAGGGCAATTAAAGCATGTTTCAGAATTACAAAATGGCTGTGGGCGGAACATTATACTGGTACTTAGGATCGATTCCAGTAAACATTAGTAATATATTCTGAGGTGAAGATATCCAAGGGAATCTTTCACACATTTTAAATTCAAGGAGAGAGCTCATAGCCAATGAAGCAAAATCCCGAATAAATACAATTTGGAGAAGATAAAGCATCTAGTACATTGACAATTTGACATTCAGactcaaaagagagagagagagagagagagagagagagagagagagagagagagagagagagagagagagagagggtaaaagaagaaaaggctgcaaaaaaaaaaactgagactTACAGCAAATCTCAAAAGGAGACATGATTTGCCAACCCCTGAATCTCCAATGAGCAAAAGCTTAAACAGGTAGTCACTGcaaataagaagaaaagaatatatAAGTCTATGTAACGTTGAAGAGATTACAGGTAGAGAGAAATACATAATAATATCTTTTTTGTCCAAATATATCGACTAGCTTAGCACTAAATTACCAACATTGTAACTCTTTAGATTTGTCAACAATGCCATTTTTCTGTTGTTTGTTGCTTGATAAAAGGTAGGAGAGAGAAGCAAAATCTAGGACTTGTTAGGAGGCTAAACGTAATAGGCAATAGCATTGACGAGAAAACCCAAGAGAACACAAAACTGCACCCAACTACCAACTCAAATCATTTACACGAAACCGAACATCCAGTAAAAGGACAGTGAGGACACCAATTTTCCTTCTCAATTTTCGCAGCAGTAATAGGTTCAAGGCTTCATGGGTCAAACAACAAATTATCCCCATGTCCTCCATTGACCGTGTTCTTTCCAGCCAAGCAATAGCGGAAAGATGCGCTCCAAGCAAGCACCAGGCTCCTACAGAGCCAAAATTCAACTTCCTCCACCAATTAGCTAAATTTCACCCACAGTATAAAATGTTTGTCAAACCCTGATATgaagggataaaaaaaaaaaatcatcttttcagTTTCTACCTACATGCCAACAAAAATACAGAATTTTTATTTCACCAAGCTTCGAAATGCTAAGGCACATTAACACTACCGAGAACATCCTTATTGCCAACAAATACAACCCTTTAAATCTACTCCGAAGGCATTCGCAGTTCAACGAACATTCTTTTAGGCAGTACAACACATCTAATTCGCAGAATTAACTTTCTCTGCTCCTTCCAACCACGAATGGGCCCAAAACCAGTCAATAGATCTGACTCCAAATCACTAATAAGGACATGAATTTCATAATACGATTCTTTTTTAACTAGCATCATATGAACAACGAAACGCTAATGAAACAGCAAACCCTAATAAAACAATTAGGCGGGAAAAACAATACATACACAACCATTATAAGAAGAAATTGAACTGCTTCATAAGACAAAAAGCTAGCGATCTAAGCGAATTATATCTTCTgccatcaaatcaaatcaaagaaATAATGAAAATTTCAAGGCTTACGTGGATTTTAATCAATTTCGAATAGGGAAACTTACTattaatttacccaaaaaaaaaaacttactatTCAGGGTTCATGGCTGTATATGCTATGAGGATCGCTCCAACCTTTTGGCGATAGAGGTTCCTGTCTTTCCGGCGAGAGTTGGCTGGATTTTGTGAtcgcgcagagagagagagagagagagagagagagaaggaatctATCGGAATTTTATGAAGTCATCACGGGGTACGAATCAATTTGAAGGATTGCTCGCCACGTGTCATGCATAAATGAAGGGTGATTTCTCCTAAACTTATACAGTAAGAAATTACTGTAAGTTGATTTTGTcgttaattaaattttttttacatttgttagtgtTACGCCCAATTTTAGTGGTTTAATGATTCGtcgaggaatcgaaaaaataaaaaaaattacttttacctaaatattttgagaaataaccattatttaacaaaataaactaaTTTATGCTTTGTTCACTTCAcaactttattcaaaaaatatttttcaactcaatcattattctcatttctctctgtaacttttctctttaacttttcaatcattactcacttttctcactctatctctctccactttttacccatctctctccaatcattactctcatttttcttttcactcatttttcaaaaatactactcaaatcacaaaccaaacaaagtatttaatattgggaaatgatttcgtcactcccttttttgttaacgtcactcccctgcaagtgtatttttgcaccaaaaatacacttgcagaagaatagcgttaacaaaaaatggaatgaCAAAATCAGCGGCCttaatatttggataaaagttgCCTACCAAAAAAAACCTGACTGGGTTAGGTTCCCAAAGAAGAAATATGATGGGTGAATCACTGGTTATATTGTGTGTATGTTGCCTGTTCATTTATCGAAAAAGCAatttgcaccgacggtttccgtacGGAAACCGTTCCGACGGCCACGCATGGCCGTCGGaggccaccgaacggccgatccgagctgtccaaaaaattttatagaaaaaaaccgaattatacatatatacacgaaaaaagagtgttcagatcaagcaccctacacacatcggatgtcattgattcccgcgtaagccccctcggggttttttttaaaaaattttggacggctcggatcggctgcctggtggccgtcggtacgatttccctacggaaaccgtcggtgcaaatAGTAGTACTCTTCATTTATACCTGGGGAAACCAAAGGAAGGAAAGAATTATTTTACTTACTCATTTTACACATTTTCTTAACTCAATACTCTTGGTTCTGCAATTGGGTCCAGCGGACCAATTTTCAATCCCTATGAGGCAGCAGGTCATGAGCAGATGGGAGTCATGGGACCATATTAATATAGGAGACTTGAGAGTTTGTTCTTTTCTAGTTCaggttgaaattttttgggcGTTACCCGTTCTTTTAATGTCTGTTCATACAAAGTTTTAGTGAAATTTTTCTTTCTGCAATTAAtcgagatgcatataaattagCTCAAACACTCTTAATTATCGAAGGGAACCATGCAGCTTGAGATTAACAATTGACGAAGCACAAAGGGGCAACTGGAGACGTGTGCAGATGGAATAAGGTTATGGTTTCGAGTTCATGAGTTCAAGATCTGTTCAAAAGGAGTTCAATTTAGGAGAGGGTTCCCCGCGTTGAGATTTTATGCATGACAAAACGAACCGAGTTGGAGAAGAAAGTGGAGGTAAATACCATGCTCGGCTGCATCACCTGATTTACACATAGGGTTCAAGTATGATGAGGAAAACCAATAACTACCCAACATTTAGGTTAAGGAAAACATGACACTGATCTCACTTCAAAAGTTCTTCAATCCAGTAAATTTTTTCTCATCACCAGCTATATAGCGGACACGATGGTAAATAAAACGTAATTGTGATGATCCTATTTCCCAATGAAAGAGCAGTACGcaaaagaggaaagaacaaAGACAAATTGTGCTTTCCACCAATATTTCTACTTTGTACATATTTAGTGATGTTCTTCAAAATCCAATGTATAGAAAGAATGGAGGTCATAAAGAGAGCAGAAGCAACAGACCAACAAAAGCAAATCACGAGACCATCTTCTTTGGATCAATACAAGTAACTGTCCTAACACACGATGGAGAAGAGATGTAAGATAGTAGCCACCGAGTATTGTTGCCATTCAAGTAGAGCAGCAACCTGATTTTTGGTTGACAGGCTGTCCTCGGATCTGAACTGTTGGGGGCCTGGCATTGTTCATTCCTGGTTGGCTTGCCATCCTGTAAGCATAGAGCAAATGCAATGAGAAATGCTAGAAAATTCTAATGATAGTTTCTATGTTTGGTGATTGATTTCCCAATGACCGTCTTTGGATCATGGAGGAATTTTTGGAGTGAAAGCAAAAACCAAGGAAGTGATAAAAAAGCTCCTCACAAAAACAAGCAGCTAAAATTATTTCCTTCCTTTTCCTATCCAGACTTTCTCTCGATAAATCCCTTTTGGCGAATCCATGATCCAAAGACAGCATTACTAAACTGCCCAACATAGGATTAATATATGGTACCGGTTCTTGATCTCAGCCGCCATGGCCATGAAAGCCTGTTCTACATTGGTGGCATCTTTTGCACTTGTTTCCATGAAAGGAATCCCAAGTTCATCTGCAAATGCCTGAACCCAAAAAAGAGGAATAGGAAGTCTCAGTCACTAAAATTTCAAGACCTAAGAGAATTACAAAGAAATCTGCTATTCATGAAGAAAAACAAGATGCAAGCTACATTAGCATTACCTTAGCGGTCTCAGAAGACACCACCTTCTGTGATGTGAGGTCACACTTGTTTCCAACTAGAAGCTTGTTTACGCTCTCACTTGCATAACGGTCAATTTCGTTTAACCATTGCTTGACATTATTGAAACTCTCTTGATCAGTCACATCATAAACCACCTGCCAACAAAATTACCAGAGTATAACTCCTAGTatacacaacaacaacaacaaaacccatgcagtccccaatcattgggaatatgggcaggggaggattggagacaaacctaacctttggcaatatgcacaaagtggctgctctcagaataccactgaaacagtgcccccctatacctgttttgctacGGAACcatacccccaaatcaaagccaaatgacaaGAGAGAGCAGGCTTAGAGACCccattcaatttatgtgcacattagagcatccacaatgtaataatcaaaattaaaaggttgctaaagttaacaatgtttgctcaaaaaagtgctcacattgtaataaccaaacttagcaactcatcaaatattggcctttgaataatcaaaactagcaaccttttgccaataatcaaatctaatGGTCCTCATactttctcaatcaagtacacctatcattacataaaaaccttctctcttcccttttctctctctctctcaatcaataatgtttccagaaaattatttttaaaaactatttttttttcagaaacttaaaaaaaacaaacagtatttacaaaaaaaaaaaaaaaactcttttgtttttacacaaaaacttttttttatttttaaaaacagttttttttaaaaacagtctctaacagtttttcaaaaaaaaaaaagtttttttaaaactgttttctttttgaaaaaaaaaactatttaaaaaaaattcactaaactattttcttaaaaaaaactgtttttttttctcaaaaagagTGTTcaaattattgtaaaaaaaaattcgtttttagaattttgaagtttaaaaaggtgatatggcaagttttgattatccaattttgattattacattgtggacctctacattgctaaccttagcaatgtcttaaatggataaccaaaagatgatgtggcaacttttggttatccaattttgattattacattgcggatgctcttaccCTGCTTTCTTCATTGATAGTTCGGTATGCACATTAGAGTATAACTCCAAGtataaaatgcaaaaagaaaattgagtgCTTACAATAATGCCATGTGCACCACGATAGTAACTGCTGGTGATTGTCCTAAAACGCTCTTGTCCAGCAGTGTCCCACTGCATGTCCAGAGATGGAAGGAAAATAAGAGTTAGCAAAAAAAGGACTAAGAAAATGGCTTTCCACCATGTGCAAGAAAACATCATAACACATTTAGTTTGAACAAAAAAAGTTGTCATGATAATAGACTGACAATCTCAAAAGGGTGCATTATCTGGATTTTAATCCAATCCTTCCAAGTGTTTACAGAAGTAAGCATTCTTTCATGAAATTTGCTGCCCCACAGCAATGAAACTTTCATTTGCATTACATAGTTTGACAAAGGTTCCAATCAAAAGCATATGATTTAGGCGGAATTTAGAGTTCATAAACATAACAAGCTGACACAATTAAAACTTACAATCTGTAGTTTAATGGTTTTCCCATCCTGCTCAACCGTGCGGATTTTCTGCATAGAACATAATAATAAGAACTACGTTACTCTTATGTAAGGATAATCCATAGATGCAAACCAAAATAATGAAGGAGATTGCTTACGAAATCGACTCCAATTGTGCTAATGTAACTTTCCAGATATGAATCATCCTGTTTACAGAAACTTAAACCTGGTTACTCAACCTGGCATAAGCTTGGAGACTAGGAAAAATTGTACACTAACGATCATGTCACCACAACAAGTGCAATTAGTTTCAGAATTACAAAATGGGCGTGGGTGGTGTTGTACCACTGGCCTTTCTCAACCATCAAGTCTGTGTCCTTGATTAGGTAAGCCAAAGAAAGATGCATACATCACACATTTTAAATTCCAGGACAGAGCTCATAGCCAAATAGCCAATGAACCGAAATCCCGAATGAATACAATTTGGAGAAGATAAAGCATCGAGTACATCGACAATTTGATATTCAGACTCAGACAAAAGAGAgggtaaaagaagaaaaagctgcAAAAGAACTGAGACTTACAGCAAATCTCAAAAGGAGACATGATTTGCCAACGCCTGAATCTCCAATGAGCAAAAGCTTAAACAGGTAGTCACtgcaaataagaacaaaagaatATGTAAGTGTATATGACAATGAAGAGGTTACAGGTAGAGAGAAATACATAATATCTTTCTTGTTCAAATATATCGACTAGCTTAGCACTAAAATTACCAACATTGAACTCTTCAGATTTGTCAAACAATGCCATTTTCTGTTGTTTGTTGGTTGAAAAAAGGTAGGAGAGAAGCAAAATCTAAGACTTGTTAGGAGACTAATGATAGCAATGACAAGGTCACAAGAAGACCCAAGAGAACACAATACTCCACCCAACTACCAACTCAAATGATTTACATGAAAGCTCCATTGTTCACATCCAGTAAAAGGACACCAATTTCCTAACCCCCCCCCACCCCAATTGAAGACTTCTCAATTTTCGTTCCTCCTCAATTTTCCAGCAGTAAGAGGTTCAAGGCTTTCATGGGTTGAACAACTAATTATCCCCACGTCCTCCATTGACCATGTTCTTTCCAACCAAGCAACTTCCACCACCAATTATCTAAATTTCACCCATAGTATAAAATGTTTGTCTAACCCTGATATgaagggataaaaaaaatcttcatcTTTCAGTTTCTACCTACATGCCAACAAAAATACGGACTTTTTATTTCACAGAGCTTCGAAATGCGAAGGCACATTAACACTACCGAAAACATCCTTATTGCCGACAAATACAACCTTATAAATCTACTCCGAAAGCATTCGCGGTTCAATGAACATTCTTTTAGCCAGTAAAACACAACTAATTCGCAGAATTAACTTTCTCTACTCCTTCCAACCACAAATTGGGCCAAAACTAGTCAATAGATCTGACTCCAAAACACTAATAAGGGCATGAATTTCATAATACGATCTTTTTAACCAGCATCGTATGAAAAACGAAACCCTAATGAAACAATTAGGTGGGAaaacaatactttttttttttatcaacgtCAAGCAATTCATTCATCACccgaagaaaaaaatatttcatcacaATATAcaggaatgaaccaaaactactaaaTCAATGACACGAGTTACTGCTAAAAGCACACAGGCTACTGAAGAACACCCTTACGAAGCAAACCTACACTAAGTGCCGGTATGAGAATCCCATCCGTGACTCAGTAGTAGAGGATCCAAAAGGATCCCCAGCTCAAACCTGAAGTACACGCAGGACGAAATCGTCAACCAGAAGCAGAAACCCAAACTGGCACACCGGCCAGCTCTTGAGAGGAAAATAGCACCAATAGACCGCCGGCGCGTCTTCGCAGTCAGTACCATGGATGCCACTCCGGGGCAAGCCTTCGCTGTCAAGGCAGGCTCCGGTGCGCGGGAGGCACAGCAGCCCACACAGCCGCGGCAGCCACAGGATCTACATCcgagaaccaaacaaacaacCAACACCGGAAAAAACTTATTTGCCCTGCACCGCAACCCACCGGATCTCGGGGAGACCCAGACCGGGACACAACCAGATCTAGGGGAAACCTAGACCGGAGCAAACCTGACTGGAAAACCAGTCGGTAAAGCAAACAGAAAAAACGGAAAGGAAAACCCCACCTCAACCTCACCGGAGCCCACTCCCACTGCCGGCTGAAGAAAACCCAGATCTGAGAGGACAAGGAGGCGCCGGTAGACAGATCAACCGACCAACGGTCGGTAATCCACCGTCGGCGACCAAGCGCTTGCACCGCCAGCCGGAGCTTCAGACAAACGGAAAGTGAGGGGACGGGAggaggagaggaagaggaacGGGGGGGGCGGAAAGTGAGGGGACGGGAggaggagaggaagaggaacgggggggggggggggggggggggggggcggtgtGGCGCCGCCCCTCTCTAGCCGAAAACCTAGATCTGGAGTTGTTGTCTGTCTATGTTGTCAATATACCCTCAAACTGGTGGGAAAACAAAATACATACACAACCATTGTAAGAAGAAATTCAACTGCTTTATAAGACAAAAAGCTAGCGATCTAAGCGAATTATATCCTCTgccatcaaatcaaatcaaagaaATAATGGAAATTTCATGGCGATTTTAATCAATTTCAAGTAGGGAAACTTACTATTCAGGGTTCATGGCTCTAAATGCTATGAAGATAGCTCCAACCTTTTGACGATAGAGGTTTATGTCTTTCCGGCGAGAGTTGGCTGGATTTTTGTGAtcgcgcagagagagagagaaggaatcaATCccggctctgtttggaacttgggaCGAATCAATTTGAATCTATCGGCTCCGTTCGGAATATGGTCGAAATTTTATGAAGGTGGAACACGAGGGACGATTCAAATTGAAGGATTACTTGCCACGTGTCATGCATAAATGAACTTTTATTTGTGGAACTGAAATCCCCCACCGAACTGATCCCTCCCAACCCAACTTAACTCTGGTTGGGATATGTTAGGATCATCACAAAGATGCACACGAATTATAAGTATAAAATAGTAAAGAATTAACACAGAAATATACGTGGCTCTTTAGaattgggtacgtccacggaagcgagagcggctgctgttctttattatcacagtatgaattacggtttacaacatagagtatttataactattctattctaaccctaaccgGATTTggctgtatcccaaaaatacccttgtacgATACCGTACCGTACCGCGGGGGGCATTGGCCCCTACACCCCCCAATTACAGAATGCCTGAGCCTACGGCCCAATCTACTTTCACTGAATCATCGGCGATGGGCCAGATGCCATCACTCCACTCCGGCATCTGGCCTCCTTTTTAGAACTCCTCAGAATCTCTTCATAtttaacatatgagccacagtTCTAACAGGATCGATCCTGGAAATAATTATCCCGAAGCGAATCGGTCCTTAAAAATTTCACCCCGAAGTAACCGAATTCACCCCTAATTTTTAGGAGAAGTCTGATGAGGCCGCATTTTATACTCTATGGTAATAAGTGGGGTGGTCTCACGCATATGTTTTGTGTTAACATCGCTCTATTTTTAGAGCTTGTCCGAAGTATTGATCACAGCAAAAAACAAATTTGTCAGATATATGTTGATCATATGATTTAAGAACATATTTACTCGGAATTGTTGACCCCGAATTTTGGCTCACCACTCATAAGTCTAACTTTTGAACAATATTGAACCACGCTGACTTCATCGTATTTATCTCCGCGTGCAACAGAAGAAATTTTTACTGTGTCCAGGCATTGATCGGACACCGTTAGCAATTTCAAGTACAAATTACATCAATTGGGTGGAACGCATAATACTGGGGTCAGTACAGTGGGTCTGGTTGTGATGCCCCACTATGGTAATGGGGTATGGATGTATCCACAATCATTAAAGTTAGCAAtacgtacttaaaaaaatgatcacattataataattaaaattagtaaCTTCTTAACCAATAATTAAATTTGGgcatttaaataatcaaaagtaacaatgtgaGACCtcacattgctaattttagcaattctctaaatgaataatcaaaagctgacgtaacaagttttgattattcacttttaattattacattgcggatgctcttatgcTATCAGACAGACCAGTCAACCATATTTTGTGGTAAATATTGCTATATTGTGTGGTAAGTATGAATAGTCATTTTTCGCGGTAAGTAAAATtacgatttttttgaaagaaaaaccaCAAAATCACCCGTTTTTTAGGAGAGATTTTGAGAAACTTTTAGGTATATCAGGGATACCAATCCCCATGGTATCCCTTCCAATCCGTTTCAcatttttcggccatttttcgatcacatttGAATGATcgattttgttcattttgtagagttcagcGAGAACCTCAGATtgtcaaaaattgtgttcatcggactttatttgaCACATGATCGGAACatgtaaaaattgcaaaaaaaacaaaactagttTTGATTCGGTGTGTTTTTGGACtcagttttgattttcttcaattttcacgtgtgccgatcatgttttaaataaagtccgatgaacacaatttttgacaTGATTAAGGTTCTCGCCGAACTatacaaaatgaatgaaatcGATCATCCAAATATGATCGGAAAAtagccaaaaaataagaaacgaaTCGGAAGGGATGCCATGGGGCTTGATATCCCCGGGATACCTAAAAGTTTCTCATTTTGGGGAATCCCACCTTACTTTTTGTGCGTAGTTTTAATCCAACGGCTCACATCGACCCATTTTTTATCGAATGACCGAGATTCACTGTGGCATTAATGCCCCAATACCAACACTGGGGCATGATAGAACAGATCTCAGTAGGCAAGTGGTTAACAGTTTGCTTTTACTAGCTGATGATACCAATAATAAAGgctactggacacaaaaaaaccAACACGTTCATGAATAGGCCCAGGCCATTTATTTAGGTTTTGCTCGGagggatttttatttttatttttatcaagtTTGATTTTGTCTACCTGTGAGGTAAAACTCACATGGGTTCTTAAATTCTAGCAGGAGGAGTTcggtttgtgtgtttttttttttcctttttctctttttttagcCTTTTGTCCATTTGCTGAAGCATAAGTCGGCAACCACTGGTCCACTAGCCCTCTTTTCGGCCTATAAAATGGTGAGAAAAGGACTACTGCATTTGGGGAGAGGAAAGAATTCTCAAAAAAGGAGTGTCAGATTGATCCGAAAATGGCCTGCGGGCCTtgttaaatgatcaaaaaaaaacaaaaaaaagattgatccgaaaatgtatattttggctCAAAAAAGGACTGCATGGTATGCATATTTCGGTACAGGGTACGCCTATTTTTGGTAtgaaatatgtatgtatattttggctcatttgttttgaatcatggaggccaaatatttcaaactttggggTTACTGGagggcactacaagaaaaattatattcaGTGACGAAAAGTTGCAAATGactatatttggcgacgaaaaaataaattcgtcactgttttgacaacttccgcgatgaaattatttcgtcaccaattataactatttggcgaccaaaaagatattttcgtcaccaaagataCCTACTTGgcgacaaaataaaatttttgacgCCGAAAGAGTAGAAAAGGAgaagaatttatttttcgtcgccaaagataactattgggcgatgaaaaaaaaaatcgtctaTTTTTTTacgctttcagcgacgaaaaatttattttgtcgccaaatggatacctttggtgacgaaatttataaattacgctttttcaccaaatatatttcagCCATAACTCTTTACTCAACACCAATTGAGAtcatttaaattgggtttgaacaatcaCACAAAGGGCTAAAACTTttaatgtttatcaaaattactaattttaatgtttaaaggttcaaaatgtcgttcaaaatatattttaatgttaaatgtatgtgttatatattagatatttcaaacatatattgaaaagtgCGTGTGGTGTAGTTTCTTAAAGCTTACGCACAAAATTTAGGAGACCCAAGTTCAAAACCtagtaggagcaagaaagtgaaatATTTTCCTCATGATTCTTTTGTAACAATTTTTGTCACCAATGGGTCACCTTGGACGACGAaaaaaagggaataat
This genomic window contains:
- the LOC131332090 gene encoding GTP-binding protein YPTM2 gives rise to the protein MNPEYDYLFKLLLIGDSGVGKSCLLLRFADDSYLESYISTIGVDFKIRTVEQDGKTIKLQIWDTAGQERFRTITSSYYRGAHGIIVVYDVTDQESFNNVKQWLNEIDRYASESVNKLLVGNKCDLTSQKVVSSETAKAFADELGIPFMETSAKDATNVEQAFMAMAAEIKNRMASQPGMNNARPPTVQIRGQPVNQKSGCCST